The Arachis hypogaea cultivar Tifrunner chromosome 19, arahy.Tifrunner.gnm2.J5K5, whole genome shotgun sequence genome has a window encoding:
- the LOC112776185 gene encoding glucan endo-1,3-beta-glucosidase 11 translates to MDMTLPNRHSVMKHLIPNVLRPPFRVSIFLIYFLTNLFPLILFYFPMKKINTIFRSSYCWMLVIFITGQVEFGWTNVAAIGINYGQIANNLPSPDEVVPLVKSIGATKVKLYDADPRVLRSFANTGVEIMVGLGNEYMSKMQDPKQAQAWIKSNVQPYLPATKITCIFVGNEVLTFNDTSLTDNLLPAMQSVHTALQNLGLDKQVTVTTTHSLAVLEKSYPPSAGAFRPDLEPCLSPILSFQSKTGSPFLINAYPYFAYKDNPKQVPLEFVLFQPNQGVVDSSTGLHYDNMLFMQIDAVYSALASLGYNKLPVHISETGWPSKGDQDEAGATPENAKKYNGNLIKLVAQSTKKGTPMRPNSDLNIYVFALFNENMKPGPTSERNYGLFKPDGTPAYSLGLATTASPSSSSDGVSGNSSNSGVNGGAPPLPPSSSTGYLSISSATSPDQERYRFLGASLWSLVVLVTGVLKF, encoded by the exons ATGGACATGACCCTTCCTAATCGCCATTCCGTAATGAAGCATCTTATTCCCAATGTTTTGCGGCCACCTTTCCGCGTgtccatttttcttatttattttctaacgAATCTTTTTCCCCTTATCTTATTCTATTTccctatgaaaaaaataaataccat ATTCCGCAGCAGCTACTGTTGGATGCTTGTAATCTTCATCACAG GACAAGTAGAATTTGGTTGGACCAATGTGGCGGCGATCGGGATCAACTACGGGCAGATAGCGAACAACCTGCCGTCGCCGGACGAGGTGGTGCCGCTGGTGAAGTCGATCGGAGCAACAAAGGTGAAGCTCTACGACGCGGACCCTCGCGTGCTGCGCTCGTTCGCGAACACAGGGGTGGAGATCATGGTGGGGCTGGGGAACGAGTACATGTCGAAGATGCAGGACCCAAAGCAAGCACAGGCATGGATCAAGTCCAATGTCCAGCCTTACCTCCCGGCCACCAAGATCACCTGCATCTTCGTTGGAAACGAAGTCCTCACCTTCAACGACACCTCCCTTACTGACAACCTCCTCCCAGCCATGCAGAGTGTCCACACGGCCCTCCAGAACCTCGGCCTAGACAAACAG GTGACTGTAACGACCACACATTCCTTGGCAGTTCTGGAAAAATCCTATCCACCGTCTGCCGGCGCGTTCCGTCCAGACCTGGAACCGTGTCTGAGTCCAATCCTGAGCTTCCAATCAAAAACAGGATCGCCATTCCTGATAAACGCATACCCATACTTTGCGTACAAGGACAACCCAAAGCAAGTACCGCTGGAATTCGTGTTGTTCCAACCGAACCAGGGCGTTGTGGACTCATCCACCGGGCTCCACTACGACAACATGCTGTTCATGCAGATCGACGCCGTTTACTCGGCGCTAGCGTCGTTAGGGTACAACAAGCTTCCCGTTCACATCTCAGAGACGGGGTGGCCTTCCAAGGGGGACCAAGACGAAGCCGGAGCCACACCGGAGAATGCCAAGAAGTACAACGGTAACCTCATCAAGTTGGTGGCTCAGAGTACTAAGAAGGGCACGCCAATGAGGCCCAACTCCGACTTGAATATTTATGTCTTTGCCTTGTTTAATGAGAATATGAAGCCCGGGCCCACCTCAGAGCGGAACTATGGCCTTTTTAAGCCCGATGGAACTCCGGCATATTCTCTTGGCTTGGCTACCACGGCTTCTCCGTCCTCGTCCAGTGACGGAGTTAGTGGTAACAGCAGTAACAGTGGCGTTAACGGTGGAGCGCCGCCACTTCCTCCTAGCTCTTCCACCGGATACTTGTCCATTTCCTCTGCCACCTCACCG GACCAAGAGAGATACCGTTTCCTAGGAGCATCATTATGGTCGTTGGTGGTGTTGGTGACGGGGGTTTTAAAATTTTGA